A single region of the Montipora capricornis isolate CH-2021 chromosome 13, ASM3666992v2, whole genome shotgun sequence genome encodes:
- the LOC138030706 gene encoding neuronal growth regulator 1-like has product MVVLDPSATTVCRGDIIVFNCSAYSNPEVHTYELYVNETMVNEIGRMGIWNITMATRGVFVYKCMVNNTIGTAMSMNVPVTVNVPSFIQPIDDEMIIEGGNVNLTCNASGFPTPTVSWVKTSNGQLTNGTELVLTSISRDQAGEYRCEASNLCNTATELATVDVQFKPEMVVLDPSATTVCRGDIIVFNCSAYSNPQVHTYELYVNGTMVNEISRMGIWNITMATGGVFVYKCMVNNTIGTAMSMNVPVTVNVMLLMEGEKWS; this is encoded by the exons ATGGTTGTATTAGATCCAAGTGCAACAACAGTCTGCCGTGGAGATATTATAGTGTTCAACTGCTCAGCTTACAGCAACCCTGAAGTGCATACCTATGAGTTGTATGTAAATGAAACTATGGTCAATGAAATCGGCAGAATGGGAATTTGGAACATAACAATGGCAACCAGAGGAGTATTTGTCTACAAATGCATGGTCAACAACACTATCGGAACAGCAATGAGCATGAATGTGCCTGTTACTGTCAATG TTCCTTCATTCATCCAGCCAATAGACGATGAGATGATAATTGAAGGTGGAAATGTGAACTTGACTTGCAATGCATCAGGCTTTCCTACACCTACTGTTTCCTGGGTCAAGACCAGCAATGGACAACTCACTAATGGGACTGAGTTGGTGCTCACAAGTATCAGTAGAGATCAAGCTGGAGAATACAGATGTGAAGCTAGTAATCTATGTAACACTGCCACAGAGCTGGCAACAGTTGATGTGCAGT TCAAACCGGAGATGGTTGTATTAGATCCAAGCGCAACAACAGTCTGCCGTGGAGATATCATAGTGTTCAACTGCTCAGCTTACAGCAACCCTCAAGTGCATACCTATGAGTTGTATGTAAATGGAACTATGGTCAATGAAATCAGCAGAATGGGAATTTGGAACATAACAATGGCAACCGGAGGAGTATTTGTCTACAAATGCATGGTCAACAACACTATTGGAACAGCAATGAGCATGAATGTGCCTGTTACCGTCAATG TGATGTTGCTAATGGAAGGGGAAAAGTGGTCTTAA